In Prunus dulcis chromosome 2, ALMONDv2, whole genome shotgun sequence, a single genomic region encodes these proteins:
- the LOC117618535 gene encoding scarecrow-like protein 8 has translation MQSGFTGGAGAGGVPDFYAGGRSISIATAMNNHHQHPSQPPYHRSSLPGLFLDAPSSQIARQTQSQSQFQTQNPSTLIGKRTLAEFQAHQQQHHYHNPNQNLYLRSLKPRTFQHSSPISPLSPIDFSSSSTITGSDSSSSASSLLSHQRFGLPLLQLRPQPVHQTLPPAGSFVNNNPVQNQTRVVSGVDSEKKMISNRLQELEKQLLDDNDEEDEGDAVSVITKTSSEWSETIQNLIGPGPGQSQKPVSPSPTSSSSSSSSVASPASSTCSKQSLMEAATAISEGKSEAAAEILTRLTTSQVPNPRPNSEQRLLEVMALALKCRVNPVDNPPPVTELFSQEHAGSTQLLYELSPCFRFGFMAANLAILEATLTDKSATNKVHVIDFDIGQGGQYVLLLQALYARLKGLPATVKITTVADNGGEDRLTMVRQNLSKVAKQHGVVLEFNIVSQKLAELNRESLGCEPDEPIAVNFAFKLYSMPDESVSTDNPRDELLRRVKGLSPRVVTLVEQELNTNTAPFMARVNETCGYYGALLESIKSTEAGDNSERVKAEEALSRKLINSVACEGRDRVERCEVFGKWRARMGMAGFELRPMSQNVTEVLKQRLLSGNNRVNSGFTVKEENGGVCFGWISRTLTVASAWR, from the coding sequence ATGCAATCAGGCTTCACAGGTGGAGCCGGAGCTGGCGGTGTACCTGATTTTTACGCCGGCGGGCGATCCATCTCCATCGCCACAGCCATGAACAACCACCACCAGCACCCTTCTCAGCCTCCCTACCACCGATCGTCACTCCCGGGCCTCTTCCTTGACGCCCCCTCCTCCCAGATCGCCCGCCAAACACAATCGCAATCCCAattccaaacccaaaacccatcaaCTCTCATCGGCAAGCGCACGCTCGCCGAGTTTCAAGCCCATCAGCAGCAGCACCACTACCACAACCCTAACCAGAACCTCTATTTACGCTCACTGAAACCCAGAACATTCCAACACTCCTCTCCCAtatcccctctctctcccataGACTTCTCCTCTTCATCGACAATTACTGGCTCTGACTCTTCGTCTTCGGCATCGTCGCTATTGTCTCACCAACGCTTCGGTTTGCCCCTTCTTCAGCTCCGCCCTCAGCCCGTTCACCAGACGCTACCACCTGCCGGGTCCTTCGTCAACAACAACCCGGTTCAGAATCAGACACGGGTTGTCTCCGGTGTGGACTCCGAGAAGAAAATGATTAGCAACAGGCTGCAAGAGTTGGAAAAACAGCTCCTCGACGATAACGACGAGGAGGACGAAGGCGACGCCGTTTCGGTCATTACTAAAACCAGCAGCGAGTGGTCTGAGACGATACAGAACCTAATCGGTCCGGGTCCGGGTCAGAGCCAGAAGCCCGTTTCGCCCTCCCCCACTTCGtcatcgtcttcttcgtcCTCCGTGGCTTCCCCTGCTTCCTCCACGTGTTCCAAGCAGTCGCTTATGGAGGCTGCTACGGCCATTTCCGAAGGGAAATCTGAGGCCGCGGCTGAGATCCTCACGCGCCTGACGACGTCGCAGGTTCCGAATCCTAGACCCAATTCCGAGCAGAGGCTTCTCGAGGTCATGGCTTTAGCTTTGAAGTGCCGGGTCAACCCGGTCGATAACCCGCCTCCGGTGACCGAGCTCTTTAGCCAGGAACACGCCGGGTCGACTCAGTTGCTCTACGAGCTGTCCCCCTGTTTCAGGTTCGGGTTTATGGCCGCAAACCTCGCAATCCTGGAAGCGACGTTGACGGACAAATCAGCGACGAATAAGGTTCATGTGATTGACTTCGATATCGGGCAGGGCGGTCAGTACGTGCTCCTTCTCCAAGCGCTATACGCGCGTCTGAAAGGTTTGCCCGCCACGGTGAAGATCACCACCGTCGCAGATAATGGCGGGGAGGACAGGTTGACGATGGTAAGACAGAATCTGAGTAAAGTCGCCAAGCAACACGGTGTGGTCCTGGAATTTAACATAGTGAGCCAGAAACTCGCCGAGCTGAACCGTGAGTCACTAGGTTGCGAACCGGACGAGCCGATCGCCGTGAATTTCGCTTTCAAATTGTACAGTATGCCCGACGAGAGCGTGTCCACGGACAACCCCCGCGACGAGCTTCTGCGGCGCGTGAAGGGTCTGTCGCCGCGTGTGGTGACGCTGGTTGAGCAGGAACTCAACACCAACACCGCCCCGTTCATGGCGCGCGTGAATGAGACGTGCGGGTATTACGGGGCGCTGTTGGAATCAATCAAGTCGACGGAGGCGGGGGATAACTCGGAGCGAGTGAAGGCGGAGGAGGCGCTGAGTCGGAAGCTGATAAACTCGGTTGCTTGTGAAGGGAGGGATCGGGTGGAAAGATGTGAAGTGTTTGGGAAGTGGCGGGCCCGCATGGGGATGGCGGGGTTCGAGTTGAGGCCCATGAGCCAAAACGTGACCGAGGTTTTGAAGCAGCGACTCCTTTCGGGTAATAACCGAGTCAACTCGGGGTTCACGGTTAAAGAAGAGAATGGAGGGGTTTGCTTTGGTTGGATAAGCCGCACGCTCACCGTCGCATCGGCTTGGCGTTAA